A genomic region of Mus musculus strain C57BL/6J chromosome 7, GRCm38.p6 C57BL/6J contains the following coding sequences:
- the Olfr657 gene encoding olfactory receptor 657, with amino-acid sequence MSASLKAFNSSKSQVSEFILLGFPGIHSWQHWLSLPFTLLYLSAIGTNVLILIIICQDPSLKQPMYLFLGILSVVDMGLATTIMPKILAIFWFDAKVISLPECFAQIYAIHCFVGMESGIFLCMAFDRYVAICYPLRYSSIITNSLILKATLFMVLRNGLCVIPVPVLAAQRNYCSRNEIDHCLCSNLGVTSLACDDRRPNSICQLILAWVGMGSDLGLIILSYTLILRSVLRLNSAEAVSKALNTCSSHLILILFFYTVVVVISVTHLAETKATLIPVLLNVMHNIIPPSLNPIVYALRTRELRRGFQKVFCRSLQEK; translated from the coding sequence ATGTCTGCGTCTCTCAAAGCCTTCAATAGTTCCAAGTCCCAGGTGTCTGAGTTCATCCTGCTAGGATTCCCAGGCATTCACAGCTGGCAGCATTGGCTCTCCCTACCATTTACTTTGCTCTACCTTTCAGCAATAGGGACAAACGTGCTCATTCTCATCATCATCTGTCAGGATCCTTCTCTGAAGCAGCCCATGTACCTTTTCTTAGGTATCCTCTCTGTGGTGGACATGGGCCTTGCCACCACCATCATGCCTAAGATCCTGGCCATCTTCTGGTTTGATGCCAAGGTCATTAGCCTTCCTGAGTGTTTTGCTCAGATCTATGCCATTCACTGCTTTGTAGGCATGGAGTCCGGTATCTTCCTCTGCATGGCTTTTGACAGATATGTAGCTATTTGCTATCCTCTCCGCTATTCATCAATTATTACCAACTCCTTGATCTTAAAAGCCACACTGTTTATGGTGCTGAGAAATGGCTTGTGTGTCATTCCAGTGCCTGTGCTTGCAGCCCAGCGGAATTATTGTTCAAGAAATGAAATCGATCATTGCCTGTGCTCAAACCTTGGAGTCACAAGCCTGGCATGTGATGATAGGAGGCCAAATAGCATTTGCCAGTTAATCCTGGCATGGGTTGGAATGGGGAGTGACCTGGGTCTCATAATATTGTCATATACTTTGATTCTGCGCTCTGTACTCAGACTCAATTCGGCTGAAGCTGTTTCTAAGGCTCTGAACACTTGTAGCTCCCACctcatcctcatcctcttcttctacaCTGTTGTTGTAGTGATTTCAGTAACTCACTTGGCAGAGACCAAGGCCACCTTGATCCCAGTTTTGCTCAATGTGATGCACAATATCATTCCTCCTTCACTCAACCCTATTGTGTATGCACTTAGGACCAGAGAACTCAGGCGGGGCTTCCAAAAGGTGTTTTGTCGGAgcttacaagaaaaataa